A genome region from Macrotis lagotis isolate mMagLag1 chromosome 4, bilby.v1.9.chrom.fasta, whole genome shotgun sequence includes the following:
- the SLIRP gene encoding SRA stem-loop-interacting RNA-binding protein, mitochondrial, translating to MAAETSLRSPAVRHLATVFVNRIPWTAAANEVKEYFSQFGTIRRCFLPFEKETGFHKGFCWVGFSSEEELQRTLQQENHFIDGVKVHVQRQRNRHQEME from the exons ATGGCGGCCGAGACCTCTCTGCGCTCGCCCGCGGTGCGGCATTTGGCCACGGTTTTTGTCAACCGCATTCCCTGGACGGCAGCCGCCA aTGAGGTCAAAGAATACTTCAGTCAATTTGGTACCATACGAAGATGTTTCCTACCATTT gaaaaagaaacaggCTTTCATAAAGGTTTTTGTTGGGTTGGATTTTCTTCAGAAGAAGAACTTCAAAGAACTTTACaacaagaaaatcatttcattGATGGAGTCAAA GTCCATGTTCAGCGGCAAAGAAACAGACATCAAGAGATGGAGTAG